ATCCCCGTTTTACAGACTTGGAGACTTAACGAAAGACATTACGGTTCCTGGCAGGGCCAGAGGAAGCCAAAGATACTGAAGGAATACGGTGACGAGGAGTACATGTACATCAGAAGAGACTACCAAGGTAAGCCTCCTCATGCTGATTTGAACTTGGAAATGGTCCAGCAACGAGGGGAGGTCGGTTCCCTGACCGGTTACGAGTTCAAGGAACCCAACAGACAACAAAAATACGCCGTCGAGGAGGGGCAAGGTGAGAAACTACCGGAGAGTGAGTCCCTGAAGGAGGTGGTCGACAGAATTAACCCATTCTTGGATAACGTTGTTTTGCGGTTTGGCAAAGAGCAAAACCTGGCATCCTGTTTGGTCGTTGGACACGGAAGTTCTGTTAGATCGATCCTGAAAGTGTTCGACAACATCTCCGACGACGACATCAAGGATATAGATATTCCAAACGGGATCCCGCTGGTCTTGGAGCTCAACAGAAACGACTTCTCACCTGTCAAAAGATTTTATCTGGATCCTGAATCCGCGGTGATCAACGCCGCTAAAGTCCGCAAAGAAGGGTTCGAGAAAAACCCATGATTAAAAAACATCACTATCACATTCTGTCCCTCCCTCCCCTcccttgttgttgtttccgTTATGACTTTTATTTGATAGAATGATATGACTCCTTATTATTGACATCGTTGGTGGTTTTGAATACATATGTATAGCGAAGAAAAGCGTAACCGTATGGTTTATACGATTTGTTTCGCTTCTCCCTTGTATAACGACTTTATGAAAATATTTATACTGCCAGATATGCGATGTTGCGGCGGCTGTACTCTGCAATCTCTTGCTTCCTCTCAGGGGTTATGTCAGGATGCTGCGTCTTGACATGCCGCGTGAGTGCGTCTGGCCTTGAAAACGATTTTTTGGCACCCTTTGCACCGAGGGACTCTATGCATTCAAGACAACTGAATGCAGGCTTTATTCTCGCATGTACTATTTGCTGATGGTGTTTCAACTTATTGTTTTTCGCAAACTGGGCTCCACATAACCTCCCCCCATCAGGGTCCATCAGGTGGCATGtaaaagttttctttgGGCGTTGCGACGGTAGTTGTACAGGCGGGTCAGGTACTGGAGAACTGTATTTCTCTATAGAATCGTTATTCTCGTATTGGAACATCCCTGAGTTCTCCAACGGGATTGCGGAAAGAGGACATATTTCTCCAGTATCGAATGCAACCGACTTGTTCGTAGTATAATTGGCCTGGTCGCTCAAACAGTCCATACTGAGATTCAATTGCTGATCCAATGGTAACGTAAACACGTCTGCGTACTCTTTAAACGGATTCTTTTCCCGGGAGGAACTGTACTTTGATGCACTAGACCCCAGTTTGTTGTACGAAGAAAGCTTCGACACATGGAAAGTTCTGGATCGTTGGGGGGTCAGAGCGGTTCTTTGATTCCTCTGTTCCCGAAGCTCTATAAATGCGCTTATGGATGCTGAAGAGGGTGGCGAAGACTTCACGTTTGATATTGCTGTTACGTCATCGAATTTCGCCATGGAGAGCGTAACACGCCTCTTTGCTAGTGGGAAAGACTGTAAAAGCAGGGGTTCAACATCGAAACGGTACGAATTGTTCACCGAGGACATTATATAACGCTATGTACGGTACACACCCACTCACTCTCTTTACCCGGTTGACACTTGACACATATCCCGGCGGGTGGTTAACCGCCAACCTGTATTActcttgctctttttcACTAATTTTTTCGGAGTCGAAGTGGCCTCTAATAAAAAACAGACACCACTACTGACAGTCAATTGAAGGTTATTCTTGGAATGATTCTATAGATTAGTCTGCGCCTATGTAGTTATAAAATCTGATATATCACACAGAAAAAGAGGGTGCATGATCCGCACTTTATTCGTAGTTTAGGGCAGCATCCCAGAATTTGGTTTCCAACTCACACACTTCTGCATAGATGGTGATCAAAGTCTCGATTTGTTCAGGTGGATACGTCGCGGCAATCTCGTTCATCATTTTTCTACCAGTGACCATAGCGTTTTGATAGTCGTCCGAATTGTAAACGTCTAGCCAAGCAAGGTACATTGGATCCTTCGTTGTGATATTCTTCTCGACAAGTTTCGAGGCGGTACCGTACCCCATTAGGCATGGAGTTAAAGAGGTTACTAGTTCTGCCCAGTTGCCTCTCACGGCAACATCCGCAAAGTATCTGGAGTACGTCTTCAAAGCGGGCCCTCTCTTAATGTGGTCGAAGTACGAATCGTCCTTGACGCCGAAGTCGCTCTTCAATCTTTCCTTGTGATGGACCATCTCTTTTTTGACTCCGCCAACTATGGTGAGTTCCTTCTCCATGTCGGATAACAATGGGGCCTTACTAGCGGCAATACAGTGCACTCTCGCATAATCTACCAGGTACGCATAGTCTTGTTCAATAAAAAACTGAAACTTGGAACGCTTTAAAGTGCCGTCAGCAATCTTCTTCACGAACTCGTGATTGACGTAACTCTCCCAATGTGGCTTAACCTTTGGGTGATTTTCCAGATAAGATGTAAAgtccttcttcatcaaGGGCAGGTCATTGGTAATTTGGGGGTTTACTTTACCGTTGTTGCCATTGACAACAATCTCGTGTGCGGAAAAACATTCGTCTTCGACCATCCTCTCTAATGGGATTCCGACTGCATACACATGGTTGATAGGACCGTTCGACTTGACGTGGTCTTGAGCGACCTCGCAGCCAATAGAAACTGCGTTTTGAACGTATTCAATGGCCCCATACACTGATTGTGGGATCGAATAACCGCGGGCAACGTTAGAAGCAATCGCAGAGGCTAACGTACAGCCGGTACCGTGGGTATGCGTGGTTTCGGTGAAATGTCCCTTGAACACGATAAACTTCTTTTCAGCGCCAACCAACAACACATCAGTGATGTATCTGTCCTCAGACCCGCTCCAGGGAATATGCCCACCTTTGACCAAAACGTTTGCACAGTTGCATTCTTTGGAAACGTCTTTAGCCAGTTGGAACACGTCCTCTAGCTTTTCAATCTTGCAAGTTTTCCCGACCAATTTGAAACATTCTGGGATATTTGGTGTTATGATATCAGCCATGGGGGTCAAATCTTTCTTAATGACGGTCACAACATCTTCTGAGGCCAACGCAGAACCCACTGTAGCCACCAAAACAGGATCTACGACCAACTTGGGTCTTTGCGCATCTGGAATGCTTTGCAATTTTTCACTCAAAGCATGAATGACATCAACGGTCAGCATACCAGTTTTGATGACATCGCACTTCATGTCTTTCAGATTTACATCCAGAATCTGAGATACGACTTTTCCTGGGGTGTCTTGAATACCGTACACTGCCAGAGGGGTCTGAATAGTTAGGGCAGCCACACAGGTCATGGCGTAGCATCTGTGTGCACTGATGGTCTTCACATCAGCCTCGACACCAGCACCCCCGCTGCAATCGGACCCGGCTACAGTCATAACGACTGGCAGATGCTCATCTTTCGAGAGCGACAAATATGGAGGTGGTGTGTTCACGACAATTTTACTGAACGACATTGTCAAGTGTGATGGGCTTCTTTATAGAGCTAGGAACCTGGCAAGATATACATTCTCTCTTTGTGATGGGTTCTCGAGCTGCTCTGAATTGGccttatatatatatacattaagtttttttttatgGCTAAAACCTCTTGAAATTCTTATGGTTTCCTCTGAAAGTTATTGCAGGAATGTTGTTAACCGACGTGTGATATCCGTTGCGAAAATGGAAACTCGAGACATTGTCCGGTCTCTGTCGTTTTGCGAACGCTGCAATTTATGCGGTGAGTAACCACAAGCGCCGATGGGCATATCCTTCCACGCTCTGTGCTAGTTTACAACAATATAAATAAGGTTGTACATGGCTGTACATTAAATAGATGATTTGGCATCACGTTTCGGCATCGGGTAAAAAAAGTCATATTTTGCCCTCAAAAAATGTCGTTACTCTTGGACCAGTCGTGTTTTTTCCGTAGATTCCAGTACTCACCAGTAAACTTCCATATCTTGTCACCGGAATCCGGGTCTCTTTCCAGTGTGAAGTACTTCGGTTGGTATTTTACCTTCTGCGCCTCTCTTTCCTTCCTGACGGCTCTCTGTTTTTCCTCGAGCCTATTCTTTTCCACGGCAGCCTCATCGTACCGGCCGTCCTCCATAGCCCTTTGATCTGGTCGTAACCTGGAATCAGTGGGGGCAACCCACTGCACAAGCTTTGGGTTCGGATCGTTTAATGTAATGGCAAATGGCGTTAAATTGAAGGGTACACCCGTTAGCCGTTTATGGATTTTCCAGATACAGAACTTTGTGCCATCATACTTTGGGTCATCGGTACCTACATGTGAGTCTAGTTGTAGAGCTGAATCATTTCCATTCAATACTTTTTTACCGTAAAGCGCATCGTCCCAATGACCGCCAAAGATCCAGCACTTTTTCCCATCCTTATTGAACACTTCACCTCTCACCTCGTATGCGCCGACGGAGGTCCACCCTCGGGCTTTGTAGTTCATGATACAGTAATCACCAGTCGTTCTATTGTCAATTCGCACTTCGCCAGAGTTGTCTACTTCGGGTTTACCCACAAGAATGCCAATAACAGTATTCTGGGGTTTTTTGTAAGTGTATACTTCTTCTGTAGCACCGTTACTGTCAGCATCAGGGCGCATGGTTACAAACCATCTACCCAAATGCTTGATGACAAAAGAACGGCCAGTGAATTTGGAATAAACGTTCGTTTCACCATAGTAATCCCATTTTGGTGATTCAGTCCAAGTAGCCGAAATCGGCGGATGATGAGATACCTGCTCCGTAAAAAATCTGTACTGCTCCTTGCTGTTAACATATTCGTACGTCTCACCTAATAGGGGATTGAATGGTTTGGCCACACGATTGATAGTGGATGCAAATGGGGACACAGTGAACGCTGCAACGTACATTAGTCGCAGCGTAGAGTCAGGGAACGTACTTGCCTTGGACAGTAGGTTGCTGTACTCAATATCTTCTGTCACTCTCTGTAGCATAGATGTCGGTTCATTGAAACTTACAGGAAGTGTCATTTTGGTTAGATCTTGGCCCACCATCGACTTCAAAACACCCCATAAACTAATCTTGGGACGATCATCAGAGGTTAAATCAAGTTTTGAACGATG
The sequence above is a segment of the Huiozyma naganishii CBS 8797 chromosome 11, complete genome genome. Coding sequences within it:
- the THI20 gene encoding trifunctional hydroxymethylpyrimidine kinase/phosphomethylpyrimidine kinase/thiaminase (similar to Saccharomyces cerevisiae THI20 (YOL055C); ancestral locus Anc_3.174), whose protein sequence is MSFSKIVVNTPPPYLSLSKDEHLPVVMTVAGSDCSGGAGVEADVKTISAHRCYAMTCVAALTIQTPLAVYGIQDTPGKVVSQILDVNLKDMKCDVIKTGMLTVDVIHALSEKLQSIPDAQRPKLVVDPVLVATVGSALASEDVVTVIKKDLTPMADIITPNIPECFKLVGKTCKIEKLEDVFQLAKDVSKECNCANVLVKGGHIPWSGSEDRYITDVLLVGAEKKFIVFKGHFTETTHTHGTGCTLASAIASNVARGYSIPQSVYGAIEYVQNAVSIGCEVAQDHVKSNGPINHVYAVGIPLERMVEDECFSAHEIVVNGNNGKVNPQITNDLPLMKKDFTSYLENHPKVKPHWESYVNHEFVKKIADGTLKRSKFQFFIEQDYAYLVDYARVHCIAASKAPLLSDMEKELTIVGGVKKEMVHHKERLKSDFGVKDDSYFDHIKRGPALKTYSRYFADVAVRGNWAELVTSLTPCLMGYGTASKLVEKNITTKDPMYLAWLDVYNSDDYQNAMVTGRKMMNEIAATYPPEQIETLITIYAEVCELETKFWDAALNYE
- the GPM3 gene encoding phosphoglycerate mutase family protein GPM3 (similar to Saccharomyces cerevisiae GPM2 (YDL021W) and GPM3 (YOL056W); ancestral locus Anc_3.172), with protein sequence MTAQSATLKIFVLRHGQSELNHENIFCGWIDARLTEKGKSQAAHSGELIKQYCEEHNVPLPQIGYTSRLVRTQQTMEAILNQLHLRPDFQVIGGDAAQLKQLPFPNETDSDVIPVLQTWRLNERHYGSWQGQRKPKILKEYGDEEYMYIRRDYQGKPPHADLNLEMVQQRGEVGSLTGYEFKEPNRQQKYAVEEGQGEKLPESESLKEVVDRINPFLDNVVLRFGKEQNLASCLVVGHGSSVRSILKVFDNISDDDIKDIDIPNGIPLVLELNRNDFSPVKRFYLDPESAVINAAKVRKEGFEKNP
- the KNAG0K01210 gene encoding uncharacterized protein (similar to Saccharomyces cerevisiae RPN4 (YDL020C); ancestral locus Anc_3.173), producing the protein MSSVNNSYRFDVEPLLLQSFPLAKRRVTLSMAKFDDVTAISNVKSSPPSSASISAFIELREQRNQRTALTPQRSRTFHVSKLSSYNKLGSSASKYSSSREKNPFKEYADVFTLPLDQQLNLSMDCLSDQANYTTNKSVAFDTGEICPLSAIPLENSGMFQYENNDSIEKYSSPVPDPPVQLPSQRPKKTFTCHLMDPDGGRLCGAQFAKNNKLKHHQQIVHARIKPAFSCLECIESLGAKGAKKSFSRPDALTRHVKTQHPDITPERKQEIAEYSRRNIAYLAV